One segment of Spiroplasma cantharicola DNA contains the following:
- the upp gene encoding uracil phosphoribosyltransferase, translating into MAFTIIKHPLILDKLTRMRKEDTSSKDFRENLNEIGQLMVYEIFRDVPIQEIDIKTPVTETKGYKLDIPVVLVPIIRAGLGMTEGIQRLVPTSRIAHIGLYRDEETLEPVQYFAKTTKDIENSYVIVVDPMLATGGSASKAIEIAKSWGAVQIKFVCLVAVQKGVDRIIKDHPDVDIYTASLDPILNASGFIEPGLGDAGDRIFGTK; encoded by the coding sequence ATGGCTTTTACAATTATTAAACATCCTCTTATTCTAGATAAATTAACTAGAATGAGAAAAGAAGATACATCTTCTAAAGACTTTAGAGAAAATCTAAATGAAATAGGACAATTAATGGTCTATGAAATTTTTAGAGATGTTCCTATACAAGAAATTGATATTAAAACACCCGTAACTGAAACAAAAGGTTATAAGTTAGATATTCCAGTAGTTTTAGTACCAATTATTAGAGCTGGATTAGGAATGACAGAGGGTATTCAAAGATTAGTACCAACTTCAAGGATTGCACATATTGGTCTTTATAGAGATGAAGAGACTTTAGAACCAGTTCAATATTTTGCAAAAACAACAAAAGATATTGAAAATAGTTATGTTATTGTTGTTGACCCAATGTTAGCAACTGGGGGAAGTGCTTCAAAAGCAATTGAAATAGCAAAATCTTGAGGAGCAGTTCAAATTAAATTTGTTTGTTTAGTTGCTGTTCAAAAGGGTGTTGACAGAATTATTAAAGATCACCCAGATGTAGATATATATACAGCTAGTTTAGATCCAATTTTAAATGCAAGTGGTTTTATAGAACCAGGTCTTGGAGATGCTGGAGATAGAATTTTTGGAACAAAATAG
- a CDS encoding MG406 family protein — translation MLKNKGKIILISLVSMITCLLTILVLLKLVNYSLVTGYLLGSCFLYISLFFMKLAIKNLIDTLNPYNYMFIITLRIGFYIVPFLISFYLPNLFSIYGLVIAFVINWFPSVYYSKAK, via the coding sequence TTGTTAAAAAATAAAGGAAAAATTATATTAATATCCCTTGTTTCAATGATTACATGTTTATTAACAATTCTAGTTCTTCTAAAATTAGTAAATTATTCATTAGTTACTGGTTATCTCTTAGGTTCTTGTTTTTTATATATTTCATTATTTTTTATGAAATTAGCAATAAAAAATTTGATCGATACTTTAAATCCTTATAATTATATGTTTATTATCACATTAAGAATAGGATTTTATATTGTTCCATTCCTTATAAGTTTTTACTTACCTAATTTATTTAGTATATATGGATTAGTAATTGCTTTTGTAATAAATTGATTTCCATCAGTTTATTATAGTAAAGCAAAGTAA
- a CDS encoding F0F1 ATP synthase subunit A: protein MFLADDKGFGDVIFAITPQLLSILITCIIICTFCIVYNVKIRNYKEDKKLTGFLVLTEMFITKVENMVITIMGKEYRKLTPYVMYLFMYIIVSSVVAILGIEPLTTSYTVTFSMGFVTFIGIYYYGLRYQKLAFFKRYYNPIEILGQFVPLISLSFRLFGNMLGGSILLGLLYASLIQLQGNIFWPSGPGMDWDNKLSYWWAGFNVFSVISLPWLHLYFDLFDGTIQAVVFSMLTLSYWSGAKLGEGLNDGKEKIER from the coding sequence ATGTTCCTTGCAGATGACAAAGGTTTTGGTGATGTTATATTTGCAATTACCCCTCAACTTTTATCTATATTAATAACTTGCATTATTATTTGTACATTTTGTATAGTCTATAATGTAAAAATAAGAAATTATAAAGAAGATAAAAAATTAACAGGATTTTTAGTTTTGACAGAAATGTTTATAACTAAAGTTGAAAATATGGTTATTACAATAATGGGTAAAGAATACAGAAAATTGACGCCGTACGTAATGTATCTATTTATGTATATAATAGTATCTTCTGTTGTAGCAATTTTAGGAATAGAACCATTAACCACTTCTTATACTGTTACATTCTCTATGGGATTTGTAACGTTTATAGGAATTTATTATTATGGATTAAGATATCAAAAACTAGCTTTTTTCAAAAGGTATTATAATCCAATTGAAATTTTAGGACAATTTGTTCCTTTAATATCTCTTTCATTTAGATTATTTGGAAATATGCTTGGAGGAAGTATTTTATTAGGATTGCTTTATGCAAGTTTAATACAACTTCAAGGAAATATATTCTGACCAAGTGGTCCAGGAATGGATTGAGATAATAAATTAAGTTACTGATGAGCTGGTTTTAATGTTTTTTCAGTAATTTCATTACCATGGTTACATTTATACTTTGATTTATTTGATGGAACCATTCAAGCCGTTGTATTTTCAATGTTGACTCTTTCATATTGATCTGGTGCCAAATTAGGTGAGGGTCTTAATGATGGAAAAGAAAAAATTGAAAGATAA
- the atpF gene encoding F0F1 ATP synthase subunit B, whose translation MFLEAGIPNIIENLFPNLANFIAHILSTIIILILLTKLVYKPFRETIKERRKKISELLDDAVSKQAKANKNNKESFKILDSAKEESKMIMNSAKLSADNLKLEIMDNARAEAANIQKHAQKTIQLEKNEMYEQMRQEVIDLAFVAAEKLLNENISKDKNEKMIKDFINSLD comes from the coding sequence ATGTTTTTAGAGGCTGGAATACCAAATATTATTGAAAATTTATTTCCAAACTTAGCAAATTTTATTGCCCATATTTTATCAACAATAATTATACTAATCTTATTAACTAAATTAGTTTATAAACCCTTTAGAGAAACTATAAAAGAACGCAGAAAAAAAATTAGTGAATTATTAGATGATGCAGTTTCAAAACAAGCAAAGGCAAACAAGAATAACAAAGAATCTTTTAAAATTCTTGATTCTGCAAAAGAAGAATCTAAAATGATAATGAATTCAGCAAAGTTGTCAGCTGATAATTTAAAATTGGAGATTATGGATAATGCAAGAGCGGAAGCTGCAAATATTCAAAAGCATGCACAAAAAACAATTCAACTTGAAAAAAATGAAATGTATGAACAAATGAGACAAGAAGTTATTGACTTAGCTTTTGTAGCTGCAGAAAAACTTTTAAATGAAAATATTTCTAAAGATAAAAATGAAAAAATGATTAAAGATTTTATAAATAGTTTGGATTAG
- a CDS encoding F0F1 ATP synthase subunit delta: MVKQSLINNWATAICELAVEQKKAKSFTKTLEELKNIFELNQEAIYFLSNKFIDIKTRIKFIEKIFQKDLEPLLLNCLKLIAEREIFSQIEYILNASIKKLWESLEIKKGIIYSTLKIDQKYISTIEEKIKNKINQNIKLENKIDSSLIAGIRIEVANNIFDFSLKGKVEDMKNIILENREQRS; encoded by the coding sequence ATGGTCAAGCAATCTTTAATTAATAATTGAGCAACAGCAATTTGTGAACTAGCTGTTGAACAAAAAAAAGCCAAATCATTTACAAAAACTTTAGAAGAATTAAAAAACATATTTGAGTTAAATCAAGAAGCTATATATTTTTTATCAAATAAATTTATTGATATTAAAACTAGAATAAAATTTATTGAAAAAATTTTTCAAAAAGACTTAGAACCATTACTTTTAAATTGTTTAAAGTTAATTGCTGAAAGAGAAATATTTTCGCAAATAGAATATATTTTAAATGCTTCAATAAAAAAATTATGAGAAAGTTTAGAGATTAAAAAGGGAATAATTTACTCAACATTAAAAATTGATCAAAAATATATTTCTACAATTGAAGAAAAAATAAAAAATAAAATAAATCAAAATATAAAATTAGAAAATAAAATTGATAGTTCTTTAATTGCAGGTATTAGAATTGAAGTTGCCAATAATATATTTGATTTTTCTTTAAAAGGTAAAGTTGAAGATATGAAAAATATTATTTTAGAAAATAGAGAGCAGAGGTCATAA
- the rpoC gene encoding DNA-directed RNA polymerase subunit beta', which translates to MAISNKRMIKIELASPDVIRSWSRGEVTKPETINYKTLKTEKEGLFDERIFGPTRNYECACGKYKKVKNKGKVCERCGVEITESIVRRERMGHIELEEPVTHIWMLKVAPSRIASILDLKTKEVEEVVYFVSYIVLDPGSSKHLKKGMVLDLGNAKASLKTREKLLKTLEDIKAGIEPDTFSWKRAENLINQLRTPSLPFSMDEAATFISRYINAKFGIGANAIEDLLKNINLEKEIEKIRYDLKEKRGSSEQNKLMKRLEVLDSLKKSKSRPEWMILHVIPVIPPDIRPIIQLDGGRFTTSEINDLYRRIIIRNERLKKVKSMGAPSIIVNNEKRMLQEAVDALLDNERKPRPVTGKDKRPLKSLTSILKGKQGRFRQNLLGKRVDYSGRSVIAIGPDLKMYQAGIPRDMAITLFKPFIIRRLQEKDFAENVKVAEKMILTNDAKVWDVLEEVIKDRPVLLNRAPTLHRLGIQAFEPKLVKGKAIRLHPLVTTAFNADFDGDQMAVHLPISDEAVAEARALMLGSKAILGPKDGKPIVTPTQDMILGNYYITTEEKGVLGEGTLFASYDEVKIAYETDSVSLNAIVAIPISELKNKKISDKHKDKFLITTVGKIFFNQMFVEEFPWIVNANINNAEEEIEKFVIDGNTDIRTYIAKDYQIQQPIKKKELSSIIERYFKLFGAQRTAQMLDNMKDLGFKFSSKSGTTISAADVVAYTQKFEDFKIADEKVTQITNFYNMGMLTKTEKKRRVITVWSQVKDKIQNKLEEVLKKDPKNPVFVMADSGARGNVSNFTQLVGMRGLMNDPKGDIKEIPIKSSFREGLTVSEYFISTHGARKGMADVALKTADSGYLTRRLVDISQEIIVTEDDCKTSKGFDVHSIIETKHDNIIVPLKDRLVGRFTFNDVVTKKGKTIVGANELITLQIADDIINAGIEEVQIRTVLTCDTNRGVCRKCYGINLATGEIVTIGEPVGVIAAQSIGEPGTQLTMRTFHTGGVAGGADITQGLPRIKELLDVTNPKGSIAIISQIDGVIKEAKEEEGIITIVVSSEQDERKYKSQYGAILRVSEGEVVTRGQKLTEGAINIKELLEVARIEDVQNYILKEVQKVYRLQGIEISDKYIEIIVKQMLNKVKIIDSGETELLPGEVISSRTFRNEVKIAIMAGKKPPLAKHVIFGIKKAPLESDSWLSSASFQDTARVLVKAVIKGKIDKLEGLKENIMLGNLIPAGTGLTGSADIIKKGKETYDSEY; encoded by the coding sequence ATGGCAATTTCAAATAAAAGAATGATTAAAATTGAATTAGCTTCTCCAGACGTGATTAGATCTTGATCACGTGGTGAAGTTACAAAACCAGAAACAATAAACTATAAAACATTAAAGACAGAAAAAGAAGGTCTATTTGATGAAAGAATCTTTGGACCTACAAGAAATTATGAATGTGCTTGTGGAAAATACAAAAAAGTAAAAAACAAAGGTAAAGTCTGTGAGCGTTGTGGAGTAGAAATTACTGAATCAATTGTTAGACGTGAAAGAATGGGGCATATTGAGCTGGAAGAACCAGTAACTCATATCTGAATGTTAAAAGTAGCACCTTCAAGAATAGCTTCAATTTTAGATTTAAAAACCAAAGAAGTTGAAGAAGTTGTTTATTTTGTAAGTTATATTGTTTTAGATCCAGGAAGTTCAAAACACCTTAAAAAAGGAATGGTTTTAGATTTAGGAAATGCTAAAGCAAGTTTAAAAACAAGAGAAAAATTATTAAAAACACTTGAAGATATTAAAGCTGGAATAGAACCAGATACATTTTCTTGAAAAAGAGCAGAGAACTTAATTAATCAGTTGAGAACTCCAAGTTTACCATTTTCAATGGATGAAGCAGCAACTTTCATTTCAAGATATATTAATGCAAAGTTTGGAATTGGTGCTAATGCAATTGAGGATTTATTAAAAAACATTAATTTAGAAAAAGAAATTGAAAAAATCAGATATGACTTAAAAGAAAAAAGAGGTTCATCTGAACAAAACAAATTAATGAAACGTTTAGAAGTTTTAGATTCTTTAAAAAAATCAAAATCAAGACCAGAATGAATGATTTTACATGTTATTCCAGTAATCCCACCAGATATAAGACCAATTATTCAATTGGATGGTGGTAGATTTACTACTTCTGAAATTAACGATTTATATAGAAGAATAATTATTAGAAATGAACGTCTAAAAAAAGTTAAATCAATGGGAGCTCCAAGCATTATTGTTAATAATGAAAAACGTATGCTTCAAGAAGCAGTTGACGCTTTATTAGATAACGAACGTAAACCAAGACCAGTTACTGGTAAAGATAAACGTCCTTTAAAATCATTAACATCAATTTTAAAAGGTAAGCAAGGAAGATTCCGTCAAAACCTTTTAGGAAAACGTGTTGACTATTCAGGTCGTTCAGTTATTGCTATTGGTCCAGATTTAAAAATGTACCAAGCTGGTATCCCAAGAGATATGGCAATTACATTATTCAAACCATTTATCATTAGAAGATTACAAGAAAAAGATTTTGCAGAAAATGTAAAAGTTGCAGAAAAAATGATTTTAACAAATGATGCTAAAGTTTGAGATGTGTTAGAAGAAGTAATTAAAGATAGACCGGTTTTATTAAACCGTGCTCCTACTCTTCACCGTTTAGGTATTCAAGCTTTTGAACCAAAATTAGTTAAAGGTAAAGCAATTAGACTTCACCCATTAGTAACTACAGCTTTCAATGCTGACTTCGATGGTGACCAAATGGCTGTCCATTTACCAATTAGTGATGAAGCAGTTGCTGAAGCGAGAGCACTTATGTTAGGTTCAAAAGCAATTCTTGGACCAAAAGATGGTAAACCAATTGTTACACCAACTCAGGATATGATTTTAGGAAACTATTACATAACAACTGAAGAAAAAGGTGTTCTTGGAGAAGGAACTTTATTTGCAAGTTATGACGAAGTAAAAATTGCATATGAAACTGATTCTGTTTCATTAAACGCCATTGTTGCAATTCCAATTAGTGAACTTAAAAATAAAAAAATATCAGATAAACACAAAGATAAATTCTTAATTACAACTGTTGGTAAAATTTTCTTTAATCAAATGTTTGTTGAAGAATTCCCTTGAATTGTTAATGCAAATATTAACAATGCAGAAGAAGAAATTGAGAAGTTTGTTATTGATGGAAATACTGATATAAGAACTTATATTGCAAAAGATTATCAAATTCAACAACCAATTAAGAAAAAAGAATTGTCTTCAATTATTGAAAGATACTTTAAATTATTTGGAGCACAAAGAACTGCTCAAATGTTAGATAATATGAAGGATTTAGGATTTAAATTCTCATCAAAATCTGGAACAACAATTAGTGCTGCTGACGTTGTTGCTTATACACAAAAATTTGAAGACTTTAAAATTGCAGATGAGAAGGTAACTCAAATTACTAATTTCTATAATATGGGTATGTTAACAAAAACTGAGAAAAAACGTAGAGTAATTACTGTATGATCTCAAGTAAAAGATAAAATTCAAAATAAACTTGAAGAAGTTCTAAAAAAAGATCCAAAAAATCCAGTATTTGTTATGGCAGATTCAGGAGCTCGTGGTAACGTTTCAAACTTTACTCAGTTAGTAGGTATGAGGGGACTTATGAATGACCCTAAAGGTGATATTAAAGAAATTCCAATTAAGTCATCATTCCGTGAAGGTCTAACTGTTTCAGAATATTTTATTTCTACTCACGGAGCAAGAAAAGGTATGGCTGACGTTGCCTTGAAAACAGCTGACTCAGGATATTTAACAAGAAGACTTGTTGATATTTCACAAGAAATTATTGTAACTGAAGATGATTGTAAAACATCAAAAGGATTTGATGTGCATTCAATTATTGAAACTAAGCATGATAATATAATTGTTCCTTTAAAAGATAGACTTGTTGGAAGATTTACTTTCAATGATGTTGTAACTAAAAAGGGAAAAACAATTGTTGGAGCTAATGAATTAATAACATTACAAATTGCTGATGATATTATTAATGCTGGTATTGAAGAAGTTCAAATTAGAACAGTTTTAACATGTGATACAAACCGTGGAGTATGTAGAAAATGTTATGGTATAAACTTAGCAACAGGAGAAATCGTTACAATTGGTGAACCTGTTGGAGTTATTGCAGCCCAATCAATTGGTGAACCTGGTACTCAGCTAACTATGCGTACTTTCCATACTGGAGGGGTTGCTGGGGGAGCAGATATTACTCAAGGTCTACCTCGTATTAAAGAATTACTTGACGTTACAAATCCTAAAGGTTCAATTGCTATAATTTCACAAATTGATGGTGTGATAAAAGAAGCAAAAGAAGAAGAAGGAATAATTACAATTGTTGTATCATCTGAACAAGATGAAAGAAAATACAAATCACAATATGGAGCTATTTTAAGAGTTTCTGAAGGTGAAGTTGTAACTCGTGGTCAAAAATTAACTGAGGGTGCAATAAACATCAAAGAATTATTAGAAGTTGCAAGAATTGAAGATGTACAAAATTACATTCTAAAAGAAGTACAAAAAGTATATCGTTTACAAGGGATTGAAATTTCAGATAAATATATTGAAATTATTGTTAAACAAATGTTGAACAAAGTTAAAATTATTGATTCAGGAGAAACTGAATTACTTCCTGGAGAAGTTATTTCTTCAAGAACATTTAGAAATGAAGTTAAAATTGCAATTATGGCAGGTAAAAAACCACCACTTGCAAAACATGTTATCTTTGGTATTAAAAAAGCACCACTTGAATCAGATTCATGATTATCAAGTGCTTCATTCCAAGATACTGCAAGAGTTCTTGTAAAGGCTGTAATCAAAGGAAAAATTGATAAATTAGAAGGATTAAAAGAAAACATTATGTTAGGAAACTTAATCCCAGCTGGAACAGGCCTAACTGGTAGTGCAGATATTATTAAAAAAGGTAAGGAAACTTACGACTCAGAATATTAA
- the atpG gene encoding ATP synthase F1 subunit gamma, with protein MANLSELKAGITSIKDIGKITGAMELVATAKLKKISKRMGNIQTYLDEVYDVFNYIISHSEDSIYLKKPNQILNNTLWIVIGSNLGLCGGYNSSIFKVWKPLVNKKTDSVIAIGTKVVNFCKSNNINIKEEFLDIDVDFSNEQSRKMSVNLLNYFVQKEFDQIKIVYTKFINNVTFEPTVLDMFPIEKKLDENDLHQDLILEPDPETVLTTSVSMYLNTILFGTIIESQVSEHASRRMAMEAANKNGKELSENLSVVFNRKRQENITQEISEIIGGANAQNED; from the coding sequence ATGGCAAATTTAAGTGAACTAAAAGCAGGAATAACCTCGATAAAAGATATTGGTAAAATTACTGGAGCGATGGAATTAGTTGCAACAGCAAAATTAAAAAAAATATCTAAAAGAATGGGCAATATTCAAACCTATCTAGATGAAGTATATGATGTTTTTAACTATATTATTTCTCATTCCGAAGATTCAATCTATTTAAAGAAACCAAATCAAATATTAAATAATACTTTGTGAATTGTTATTGGCTCTAACTTAGGTTTATGCGGAGGATATAACTCAAGTATTTTTAAAGTTTGGAAACCATTAGTAAATAAAAAAACAGATAGCGTAATAGCTATTGGAACAAAAGTTGTAAATTTTTGCAAATCAAATAATATAAATATTAAAGAAGAATTTTTAGATATAGATGTTGACTTTTCAAATGAACAATCAAGAAAAATGTCAGTTAACTTATTAAACTATTTTGTGCAAAAAGAATTTGACCAAATAAAAATTGTCTATACAAAATTTATTAATAATGTTACTTTTGAACCAACAGTTTTAGATATGTTTCCAATAGAAAAAAAACTTGATGAAAATGATTTACATCAAGATTTAATTTTAGAACCAGATCCAGAAACTGTATTAACAACAAGTGTTTCGATGTATTTAAATACAATTTTATTTGGCACAATTATTGAATCGCAAGTATCAGAACATGCAAGTAGAAGAATGGCAATGGAAGCTGCAAATAAGAATGGTAAAGAGCTTTCAGAAAATTTAAGTGTTGTATTTAATAGAAAAAGACAAGAAAATATTACACAAGAAATTAGTGAAATTATTGGTGGAGCTAATGCTCAAAACGAAGATTAG
- the atpA gene encoding F0F1 ATP synthase subunit alpha: MSLKINEISEVIKKQIKEYGKNIIQSQEGTVASIGDGVALLFGLEDVMMGELLIFSNDIYGMALNLEEGAVGAVIMGDDSKIRQGDKVIRTCKVVETPVGDALLGRVLNGMGLPIDGNGPLKNKKFAPVEKIASGVMSRKSVNQPMETGIMSIDSIIPIGKGQRELIIGDRQTGKTAIAIDAIINQKGKNVKCIYVAIGQKESTVAQVVEKLKQAGSMEYTTVISASASESAPIQYIAPYTGVSIAEEWMSKGDDVLIIYDDLSKHAIAYRTLSLLLRRPPGREAYPGDVFYLHSRLLERAARVNENFGGGSITALPIVETQAGDISAYIPTNVISITDGQIFLSEQLFNSGIRPAVDTGLSVSRVGSAAQIKAVKQVAGTLKLELAQYYELQSFAKFGSDLDETTKETLNHGQKIVELLKQRQYKPVAQIDQAILLLSIKERLIKWLPLSEMINFKEAVFYHFENDKNAKALRKMLDAQKEFSDNLYACVKSQLILVLKNITSKLKGYKIEDYGKNEEYESLN, translated from the coding sequence ATGTCACTTAAGATAAATGAAATATCAGAAGTTATAAAAAAGCAAATTAAAGAATATGGAAAAAATATTATTCAATCACAAGAAGGTACTGTGGCAAGTATTGGTGATGGTGTTGCTCTTTTATTTGGACTTGAAGATGTTATGATGGGTGAACTTTTAATTTTCTCAAATGATATTTATGGAATGGCTCTTAATTTAGAAGAAGGTGCTGTTGGTGCTGTTATTATGGGCGATGATTCAAAAATTCGTCAAGGTGATAAAGTAATTAGAACTTGTAAAGTTGTTGAAACGCCAGTTGGCGATGCTCTTTTAGGAAGAGTTTTAAATGGAATGGGTTTACCTATTGATGGTAATGGTCCCTTAAAAAATAAAAAATTTGCCCCAGTTGAAAAAATTGCTTCTGGTGTTATGTCAAGAAAATCAGTAAATCAACCAATGGAAACTGGTATTATGTCAATTGATTCAATAATACCAATTGGAAAAGGTCAAAGAGAATTAATAATTGGAGATAGACAAACAGGTAAAACTGCTATTGCTATTGACGCAATTATTAATCAAAAGGGCAAAAATGTAAAATGTATCTATGTAGCTATTGGACAAAAAGAGTCAACAGTTGCCCAAGTTGTTGAAAAATTAAAGCAAGCAGGATCAATGGAATATACAACAGTGATTTCAGCGTCGGCAAGTGAATCAGCACCAATTCAATATATTGCTCCCTATACAGGAGTTTCAATAGCTGAAGAGTGAATGTCTAAAGGTGATGATGTTTTAATTATTTATGATGACCTATCAAAACATGCAATTGCATATAGAACTTTGTCATTACTTCTAAGAAGGCCACCAGGACGTGAAGCATACCCAGGAGATGTATTTTATTTACATTCAAGACTACTTGAAAGAGCAGCAAGAGTAAATGAAAACTTTGGAGGTGGCAGCATTACAGCCTTACCAATTGTTGAAACTCAAGCTGGTGATATATCAGCATATATTCCAACTAATGTAATTTCAATTACAGATGGTCAAATTTTTTTATCAGAACAATTATTTAACTCAGGAATTAGACCAGCTGTTGATACTGGGTTATCAGTTTCAAGAGTAGGTTCTGCTGCACAAATTAAAGCAGTTAAACAAGTTGCTGGAACTTTAAAATTAGAATTGGCTCAATATTATGAATTGCAATCATTTGCTAAATTTGGAAGTGATTTAGATGAAACAACAAAAGAAACATTAAACCATGGACAAAAAATTGTTGAACTATTAAAACAAAGACAATATAAACCAGTTGCTCAAATTGATCAAGCAATTTTATTATTATCAATTAAAGAGAGATTAATTAAATGATTGCCTTTAAGTGAAATGATTAACTTTAAAGAAGCTGTCTTTTATCATTTTGAAAATGATAAAAACGCTAAGGCCCTTAGAAAAATGCTAGATGCACAAAAAGAGTTTAGCGATAATTTATATGCATGTGTAAAATCTCAATTAATATTGGTTTTAAAAAACATTACTTCAAAATTAAAAGGTTATAAAATTGAAGACTATGGTAAAAACGAAGAATATGAAAGTTTAAATTAG
- a CDS encoding ATP synthase subunit c family protein has protein sequence MFLAETKEVGQGLKLLGAGLTGMGMVGASIGQGIVGYGACIAIGRNPETAPKITSTLIITAGFAESGAIYALVIAILLIFVA, from the coding sequence ATGTTTCTAGCTGAAACAAAAGAAGTTGGTCAAGGTTTAAAACTTCTTGGAGCAGGACTTACAGGAATGGGAATGGTTGGAGCATCAATTGGTCAAGGAATAGTAGGGTATGGAGCTTGTATTGCAATTGGTAGAAATCCTGAAACAGCACCCAAAATAACTTCTACATTAATTATTACTGCTGGTTTTGCAGAATCAGGAGCCATCTACGCACTTGTAATTGCAATTTTATTAATTTTTGTAGCATAA
- the rpiB gene encoding ribose 5-phosphate isomerase B — MKIYIGNDHAGVDMKNHIVKYLKSNGYEVINIGTDNEDSVDYPDFGKEVAKKVVENKSFGIVICGTGIGISIAANKVKGARAALCYEDQTTILARQHNNANILALGARMIANEKAVRLVDIFLNTKFEERHKNRVEKLNNQ, encoded by the coding sequence ATGAAAATATATATTGGAAATGATCATGCTGGTGTTGATATGAAAAATCACATAGTAAAATACTTAAAATCAAATGGTTATGAAGTAATAAACATTGGAACAGATAATGAAGATTCAGTTGATTATCCAGATTTTGGTAAAGAGGTTGCAAAAAAAGTTGTTGAAAATAAATCTTTTGGAATAGTTATTTGTGGAACTGGTATTGGAATATCAATAGCTGCAAATAAAGTAAAAGGTGCTCGTGCAGCTTTATGCTATGAAGATCAAACAACAATTTTAGCAAGACAACATAATAATGCAAATATTTTAGCTCTTGGAGCAAGAATGATTGCAAATGAAAAGGCAGTTAGACTTGTAGATATTTTTTTAAATACAAAATTTGAAGAAAGACATAAAAATAGAGTAGAAAAATTGAATAATCAATAA